A region of Streptomyces sp. NBC_01750 DNA encodes the following proteins:
- a CDS encoding ABC transporter substrate-binding protein: protein MTAGDPQCRIPAYPGVERFIDAFDKLVVQPRRRRSRVPVVLLSEPGSGNAGRQIVTGLRSRMRGRSEVLAPHAYIPQIPDGTDPPPLELFEHLTHQLAETMPPGTGELRLHSYRLLRSVVTAPAVEGLMERRHAELRNHCYAEHRNWSRTAQTLWWLGGRDQASGGTLLELLWNFIAGPLFQRLPRAFYGWRANRRMLGRARSRSWYAEWVRRQHGSPPTDFFRSALDLVHGEPANEPERMDRVLMHALLADLDQACRTRLFNPWRRRRGSRFVLLFDEAGPADSRVQRFLRELRSAMEDLRCTSVFAVAGGVRSLASRIPDIDASGLAHAGAELINIERRGMSPGQPTGIVVPVAEGPEDDQAAVYWLGRWPTLVTPSPHWGPGAEVAGVLGIGTLALALAAVLFLVPDIGSRDKDDPCQGSTFLGTDGQCVGVAEGAAGFGKEPSEQAVQAVLQQIERQNEAVDRELAGRPGDDPRPGRRTIVYFGPLTGGKDAEDPVRGGTLAELRGIALAQQHINAQALRSGERVPLRVLAANAGDRFKDAPAVADRIAELAASDPSIAGVVGFGQSRRNTYDAIRTLDKAGIPMVGTSGTADELLRQGEHYYQTAATDARAAELMAAFASSAGMTTGGQKAKRVSLVADATDAYSNSLAASFRASYGPGRTDVLLYTPADAPEPGPVPGALGGRPVPTVEDLAREVCRTVREEPRTAVVWSARASQFQLFLAEIARISGDCPKISVLGGDDVTNTLTEEQRPWDDFKGLTLFYVSHGYAPTLAARSPEAAAFLAAYDRAYGGDHSARTKAMREDGHVALAWDALRYLAEGIDQAWRTTGGHDDRLDRGLLQGVLYQGLGGGGFDGATGRIDAHGAAGGGRLTEDKLLAVLRGSRGEPATELLCGTVARGDQRITWGPEGEEHPCP, encoded by the coding sequence ATGACCGCGGGGGATCCACAATGCCGTATTCCGGCCTATCCAGGCGTCGAGCGCTTCATCGACGCGTTCGACAAACTGGTGGTGCAGCCGCGGCGCAGGCGCAGCAGGGTGCCGGTCGTCCTGCTCAGTGAGCCGGGCAGCGGCAATGCCGGACGCCAGATCGTCACGGGGCTGCGGTCACGGATGCGCGGCCGCAGCGAGGTCCTCGCCCCGCACGCGTACATCCCGCAGATCCCGGACGGGACCGACCCGCCGCCGCTCGAACTCTTCGAGCATCTGACCCATCAGCTCGCCGAGACCATGCCGCCCGGCACCGGTGAACTACGGCTGCACAGCTACCGGCTGCTGCGCTCCGTCGTCACCGCGCCCGCCGTCGAGGGACTCATGGAGCGCCGCCACGCCGAGCTGCGCAACCACTGCTACGCGGAGCACCGCAACTGGTCCCGTACCGCCCAGACCCTGTGGTGGCTCGGCGGCCGCGACCAGGCCAGCGGTGGCACGTTGCTCGAGCTGCTGTGGAACTTCATCGCAGGCCCGCTGTTCCAGCGCCTGCCGCGCGCCTTCTACGGCTGGCGCGCCAACCGCCGCATGCTGGGGCGGGCTCGCAGCCGCAGCTGGTACGCGGAATGGGTGCGCCGTCAGCACGGCAGCCCGCCCACCGACTTCTTCCGCTCCGCGCTCGACCTCGTGCACGGCGAGCCGGCCAACGAGCCGGAGCGTATGGACCGGGTGCTGATGCACGCGCTGCTCGCCGACCTCGACCAGGCGTGCCGGACCCGTCTCTTCAACCCGTGGCGGCGACGCCGCGGCTCCCGCTTCGTGCTTCTCTTCGACGAGGCAGGGCCCGCCGACTCGCGCGTCCAGCGCTTCCTGCGTGAACTCCGCTCCGCCATGGAGGACTTGCGCTGTACCTCTGTGTTCGCGGTGGCGGGCGGCGTACGTTCGCTGGCCTCGCGCATCCCCGACATCGATGCGTCGGGCCTCGCCCACGCCGGCGCCGAGCTGATCAACATTGAGCGGCGCGGGATGTCGCCGGGTCAGCCGACCGGCATCGTCGTGCCGGTGGCCGAGGGACCCGAGGACGACCAGGCGGCGGTGTACTGGCTCGGCCGCTGGCCCACGCTGGTGACGCCGTCTCCGCACTGGGGCCCCGGGGCCGAGGTGGCCGGAGTACTCGGCATCGGAACGCTCGCGCTCGCACTCGCCGCCGTCCTGTTCCTCGTACCGGACATCGGGAGCCGCGACAAGGACGACCCCTGCCAGGGCTCCACCTTCCTCGGCACGGACGGGCAGTGCGTCGGTGTCGCCGAAGGCGCGGCCGGCTTCGGCAAGGAGCCCAGTGAGCAGGCCGTACAGGCCGTGCTCCAGCAGATCGAGCGGCAGAACGAGGCGGTCGACAGGGAGCTCGCGGGCCGGCCCGGCGACGACCCGCGCCCCGGTCGCCGCACCATCGTCTACTTCGGCCCGCTCACCGGTGGCAAGGACGCCGAGGACCCGGTGCGCGGCGGCACGCTGGCGGAGCTGCGCGGCATCGCGCTGGCACAGCAGCACATCAACGCCCAGGCGCTGCGTTCCGGCGAGCGCGTCCCGCTGCGGGTGCTCGCCGCCAACGCGGGTGACCGCTTCAAGGACGCACCCGCCGTCGCCGACCGGATCGCGGAGCTCGCCGCGAGCGATCCGTCCATCGCGGGCGTCGTCGGTTTCGGGCAGAGCCGCCGCAATACGTACGACGCCATACGCACCCTCGACAAGGCCGGTATCCCGATGGTCGGCACCTCGGGCACCGCGGATGAACTCCTCCGCCAGGGCGAGCACTACTACCAGACGGCCGCCACCGATGCGCGGGCCGCCGAGCTGATGGCAGCGTTCGCGTCGAGCGCCGGGATGACCACTGGCGGGCAGAAGGCAAAGCGGGTGAGTCTCGTCGCCGACGCCACCGACGCCTACAGCAATAGCCTTGCCGCGTCCTTCCGTGCCTCGTACGGGCCGGGGCGCACCGACGTACTCCTCTACACCCCGGCCGACGCACCGGAACCGGGACCGGTGCCGGGTGCGCTCGGCGGGCGGCCCGTGCCGACCGTGGAGGACCTGGCCCGCGAGGTCTGCCGTACCGTGCGTGAGGAGCCGCGGACAGCGGTGGTGTGGTCGGCGCGAGCCAGCCAGTTCCAGCTGTTCCTGGCCGAGATCGCCCGTATCTCCGGCGACTGCCCGAAGATCAGCGTGCTCGGCGGCGACGACGTCACCAACACGTTGACGGAAGAGCAGCGCCCCTGGGACGACTTCAAGGGCCTCACCCTCTTCTACGTCTCGCACGGCTACGCCCCCACGCTGGCGGCACGGAGCCCGGAGGCCGCGGCCTTCCTCGCCGCGTACGACCGCGCGTACGGCGGCGACCACAGCGCCAGGACGAAGGCCATGCGCGAGGACGGCCATGTCGCACTCGCCTGGGACGCGTTGCGCTATCTCGCCGAAGGCATCGACCAGGCCTGGCGCACCACCGGCGGGCATGACGACCGCCTCGACCGCGGGCTGCTGCAAGGCGTGCTCTACCAAGGCCTGGGCGGCGGAGGCTTCGACGGCGCCACCGGCCGTATCGACGCGCACGGCGCGGCGGGCGGGGGACGGCTGACGGAGGACAAGCTGCTCGCGGTGCTCCGGGGCAGCCGCGGCGAGCCGGCGACCGAGCTGCTGTGCGGCACGGTGGCGCGCGGCGACCAACGCATCACATGGGGGCCGGAGGGCGAGGAGCACCCGTGCCCGTAA
- a CDS encoding acyl-CoA dehydrogenase family protein → MADPLLFNPRTYDPAHFDPETRRLLRATVDWFEDRGKRKLIEDYRSRAWLADFLAFSAKEGLFATFLTPASAAEGQQDKRWDTARIAALNEIFGFYGLDYWYAWQVTILGLGPVWQSDNAAARTRAAELLAQGEVFAFGLSEKAHGADIYSTDMLLEPDGDGGFRAGGSKYYIGNGNAAGLVSVFGRRTDIEGPDGYVFFAADSRHPAYHLVKNVVDSSKYVSEFRLDNYPVGADDVLHTGRAAFDAALNTVNVGKFNLCTASIGICEHAMYEAVTHAHNRILYGRPVTAFPHVRRELTDAYVRLVGMKLFSDRAVDYFRSAGPDDRRYLLFNPMTKMKVTTEGEKVIDLMWDVIAAKGFEKDTYFAQAASEIRGLPKLEGTVHVNLALILKFMRNHLLDPAEYAPVPTRLDAADDAFLFRQGPARGLGSVRFHDWRTAYDAYAAVPNVGRFREQADALCEFVTTAAPGEEQSRDLDLLLAVGQLFALVVHGQLILEQARLTGLDEDVLDELFSVLVRDFSAHAVELYGKDSATAEQQRWALGAVRRPVVDEARSARVWERVEALSGAYEMAP, encoded by the coding sequence ATGGCCGACCCGCTGCTGTTCAACCCGCGTACCTACGACCCGGCACACTTCGACCCCGAGACCCGCAGGCTGCTGCGCGCCACCGTCGACTGGTTCGAGGACCGCGGCAAGCGGAAGCTGATCGAGGACTACCGCTCCCGTGCCTGGCTGGCGGACTTCCTCGCGTTCTCCGCCAAGGAAGGGCTGTTCGCGACCTTCCTGACCCCGGCATCCGCCGCCGAGGGGCAGCAGGACAAGCGGTGGGACACCGCCCGGATCGCCGCCCTCAACGAGATCTTCGGCTTCTACGGCCTGGACTACTGGTACGCGTGGCAGGTCACCATCCTCGGTCTCGGACCGGTCTGGCAGAGCGACAACGCCGCCGCTCGCACCCGCGCGGCGGAACTCCTCGCCCAGGGTGAGGTGTTCGCCTTCGGTCTGTCCGAGAAGGCCCACGGCGCCGACATCTACTCCACCGACATGCTGCTGGAGCCCGACGGTGACGGCGGCTTCCGGGCCGGCGGCTCCAAGTACTACATCGGCAACGGCAATGCGGCCGGGCTCGTCTCGGTCTTCGGCCGCCGCACCGACATCGAGGGCCCCGACGGCTACGTCTTCTTCGCCGCCGACAGCCGCCACCCGGCGTACCACCTCGTGAAGAACGTCGTCGACTCCTCGAAGTACGTCAGTGAGTTCCGCCTCGACAACTACCCGGTCGGCGCCGACGACGTACTGCACACCGGCCGCGCCGCCTTCGACGCCGCCCTCAACACCGTCAACGTCGGCAAGTTCAACCTCTGCACCGCCTCGATAGGCATCTGCGAGCACGCGATGTACGAGGCCGTCACCCACGCGCACAACCGCATCCTCTACGGCCGCCCCGTCACCGCCTTCCCGCACGTGCGCCGCGAGCTGACCGACGCGTACGTCCGTCTCGTCGGGATGAAGCTGTTCAGTGACCGGGCCGTCGACTATTTCCGCTCCGCCGGCCCCGACGACCGCCGCTACCTGCTGTTCAACCCGATGACAAAGATGAAGGTGACCACCGAGGGCGAGAAGGTCATCGACCTGATGTGGGACGTCATCGCCGCCAAGGGCTTCGAGAAGGACACCTACTTCGCCCAGGCCGCCTCCGAGATCCGTGGGCTCCCGAAGCTCGAGGGCACGGTCCACGTCAACCTGGCGCTGATCCTCAAGTTCATGCGCAACCATCTGCTGGACCCGGCCGAATACGCGCCCGTGCCGACCCGCCTCGACGCGGCCGACGACGCCTTCCTCTTCCGCCAGGGACCGGCCCGCGGCCTGGGCTCCGTGCGCTTCCACGACTGGCGCACCGCCTACGACGCCTATGCCGCCGTGCCCAACGTCGGCCGCTTCCGCGAGCAGGCGGACGCCCTGTGCGAGTTCGTCACCACCGCGGCCCCCGGCGAGGAGCAGAGCCGCGACCTCGATCTCCTTCTCGCCGTCGGGCAGTTGTTCGCGCTGGTGGTGCACGGCCAGCTGATCCTGGAACAGGCACGCCTGACCGGGCTCGACGAGGACGTGCTCGACGAACTGTTCTCCGTCCTCGTACGCGACTTCTCCGCGCACGCCGTCGAGCTGTACGGCAAGGACTCCGCCACGGCGGAACAGCAGCGCTGGGCGCTGGGCGCGGTCCGGCGTCCCGTTGTCGACGAAGCGCGTTCGGCGCGAGTCTGGGAGCGCGTCGAGGCACTGTCCGGGGCGTACGAGATGGCGCCGTAA
- a CDS encoding SDR family oxidoreductase, which translates to MKFTVLGGSGLIGTQVVERLAADGHDVVPASLSTGVDVISGKGLAQVLEGADTVINLTNSPVFDETSIDFFETSMNNIAVAAEAAGVRHHVILSIVGVDQVPQLDYYRAKVAQEDILENAPTPYSIVRATQFAEFVEPILAMTTDGDTVRLPSTPVQPIAASDVAAAVVRAASGTPSQGIHNVAGPDIFPLDELGRITLAARPDGRHVITDDQAGMFSVVIGDVLIAPEDADLAPTHYRDWLQQPRPDAR; encoded by the coding sequence ATGAAGTTCACAGTCCTCGGGGGAAGCGGCCTGATCGGCACACAGGTGGTCGAACGGCTGGCAGCGGACGGCCACGACGTCGTACCCGCATCGCTGTCCACCGGAGTCGACGTGATCAGCGGCAAGGGCCTGGCCCAGGTTCTCGAGGGCGCCGATACGGTGATCAACCTGACGAACTCCCCCGTGTTCGACGAGACTTCCATCGACTTCTTCGAAACGTCGATGAACAACATCGCGGTCGCGGCAGAGGCGGCCGGTGTCCGCCACCATGTGATTCTCTCGATCGTCGGCGTGGACCAAGTGCCGCAGCTCGACTACTACCGGGCCAAGGTCGCTCAGGAGGACATCCTCGAGAACGCGCCCACGCCGTACTCGATCGTGCGCGCCACGCAGTTCGCCGAGTTCGTCGAACCGATCCTGGCCATGACGACCGACGGGGACACCGTCCGGCTGCCTTCCACCCCCGTGCAGCCGATCGCCGCCTCCGACGTCGCCGCGGCGGTCGTGAGGGCCGCCTCCGGCACCCCGTCGCAGGGCATCCACAATGTCGCAGGCCCCGACATCTTCCCCCTCGATGAGCTGGGCCGGATCACCCTGGCCGCACGCCCGGACGGCCGCCACGTGATCACCGACGACCAGGCGGGCATGTTCTCCGTGGTCATCGGAGACGTGCTGATCGCACCGGAGGACGCCGACCTCGCCCCCACGCACTACAGGGACTGGCTTCAGCAGCCGCGGCCGGACGCGCGATGA